A genomic segment from Gracilinanus agilis isolate LMUSP501 chromosome 1, AgileGrace, whole genome shotgun sequence encodes:
- the DSEL gene encoding dermatan-sulfate epimerase-like protein produces the protein MALMFTRHFLFLLVLAMFVHSSFEESISNYSEWAGFADDIDQYKTQQVQDFSHNQKLKKGSFHPSLYFDARDIQALRQKSRTSHLHLFRVIRSAVTVMLSNPTYYLPPPKHTDFAAKWNEIYGNNLPPLAFYCLLCPDDKAAFEFVLEYMDRMAGYKDWLVENAPGDEVPLGHSLTGFATAFDFLYNLIDNHRRQKYLDKIWAVTEEMYEYSKVRAWGKQLLHNHQATNMLALLTGALVTGVDKGSQANIWKQVVVDVMEKTMFLLNHIVDGSLDEGVAYGSYTAKSVIQYVFLAQRHFNINNLENNWLKTHFWFYFATLLPGFQRTVGIADSNYNWFYGPESQLVFLDKFVLKSGAGNWLAQQIRKHRPKDGPMVPSTAQRWSTLHTEYIWYDSELTPQPPADYGTAKLHIFPNWGVVTYGAGLPNTQTNTFLSFKSGKLGGRAVYDIVHFQPYSWIDGWRSFNPGHEHPDQNSFTFAPNGQVFVSEALYGPKLSHLNNVLVFAPSPSSQCNQPWEGQLGECGQWLRWTGEEVGDAAGEIITASQQREMMFVSGEAVTAYSSAMKLKSVYRALLLLNSQTLLVVDHIEKEEDSPINSVSAFFHNLDIDFKYVPYKFMNQYNGAMMDVWDAHYKMFWFDDHGNSPIATIQEAEQAAEFKKRWTQYVNVTFQMETTMSRIAYIFHGPYVNVSNCKFIDNSKSGFQISLNVNNSDHVVSIVTDYHNLKTRFNYLGFGGFANVAHRDQIIHFGLGTETREKPVRNSSVSFPFGFKINMIVGLILGVSLMILAFQWRFYLSFSKLMRWILIMVITLWFIELLDVWSTCTQPICAKWSSDMMSTEAKTSKRSKHSEGHPISLPDVVITSLPSSGAEILKQLFFNSTDFLYIRVPTTYLDIPETEFEIDSFVDACEWRVSDIQGGHFRLLRGWLQSLVQDTKLHLQNIHLHEPSRSKLTQYSTVNKDKKRRLKRRESLLEQKSKIKGTLDRDAEYIRDLRRHLIFYPSARPVLSLSSGSWTLKLHFFQEVIGSSMRALYIVRDPRAWIHSLLYNSKPSLYSLKNVPEHLAMLFKVRRDKDKCNLNSGYAFEYESLRKEISDPKSSPVSLLAHLWLANTAAALRINKDLLPTNYQLVRFEDIVNFPQKTTEKIFTFLGIPLSPASLNQILFATSTNLFYLPYEGEISPTNINIWKQNMPTGEIKMIEDICWTLMDLLGYPKFMD, from the coding sequence ATGGCGCTAATGTTTACAAgacatttcttatttttgttagtgTTAGCAATGTTTGTTCACTCCAGTTTTGAAGAATCTATAAGCAATTACTCTGAATGGGCTGGTTTTGCAGATGATATTGATCAATATAAGACACAACAAGTTCAAGATTTCAGTCAcaaccaaaaactgaaaaaaggGAGTTTCCATCCAAGTTTATATTTTGATGCTAGAGACATCCAAGCACTGAGACAAAAGTCTCGCACAAGCCATTTGCATCTTTTTAGAGTTATCAGAAGTGCAGTTACAGTGATGCTGTCCAACCCAACATACTACCTACCTCCACCCAAGCATACTGATTTTGCTGCAAAGTGGAATGAAATTTATGGTAATAATCTCCCTCCCTTAGCATTTTATTGTTTGTTGTGCCCAGATGACAAAGCTGCCTTTGAATTTGTCTTAGAATACATGGATAGGATGGCTGGCTACAAAGACTGGCTAGTTGAGAATGCTCCAGGGGATGAGGTGCCGCTTGGCCACTCCTTAACAGGTTTTGCCACTGCCTTTGACTTCTTATACAACTTAATTGATAATCACAGAAGACAAAAGTATCTGGATAAGATATGGGCTGTCACTGAGGAAATGTATGAGTATTCTAAGGTTCGTGCATGGGGAAAACAACTTCTCCACAATCACCAAGCCACAAATATGCTGGCATTGCTCACCGGTGCCCTGGTGACTGGAGTGGATAAAGGATCTCAAGCAAATATATGGAAACAGGTGGTAGTGGATGTGATGGAAAAGACCATGTTTTTGCTTAATCATATTGTGGATGGCTCTTTGGATGAAGGAGTAGCTTATGGAAGCTACACTGCCAAGTCTGTCATACAGTATGTTTTTTTGGCCCAGCGTCACTTTAATATCAATAACTTGGAGAACAACTGGTTGAAAACgcacttttggttttattttgctaCCCTCTTACCAGGCTTTCAGAGAACAGTGGGTATAGCAGATTCCAACTACAACTGGTTTTATGGGCCAGAGAGCCAGCTAGTGTTCTTGGATAAATTTGTATTAAAGAGTGGAGCTGGCAATTGGCTAGCCCAGCAAATTAGAAAGCACCGGCCTAAGGATGGTCCAATGGTTCCTTCTACTGCCCAGAGGTGGAGTACTCTTCACACTGAATATATCTGGTATGATTCAGAACTGACTCCACAACCTCCTGCTGACTATGGCACTGCTAAATTGCATATATTCCCTAATTGGGGGGTGGTGACTTATGGGGCTGGCCTGCCAAACACACAGACCAAtacttttctatcttttaaatCTGGAAAATTGGGTGGCCGAGCAGTCTATGACATAGTTCACTTTCAGCCATATTCCTGGATTGATGGCTGGCGAAGCTTCAACCCAGGTCATGAACACCCTGACCAAAACTCTTTTACTTTTGCACCAAATGGACAGGTGTTTGTTTCTGAGGCCCTCTATGGGCCCAAACTAAGCCACCTCAATAATGTTCTTGTGTTTGCCCCATCGCCTTCAAGCCAGTGCAATCAGCCTTGGGAGGGCCAACTTGGGGAATGTGGCCAGTGGCTCAGGTGGACAGGTGAAGAAGTTGGTGATGCTGCTGGAGAAATTATAACAGCCTCTCAGCAACGGGAAATGATGTTTGTGAGTGGGGAGGCTGTGACAGCTTATTCTTCTGCAATGAAACTGAAAAGTGTGTATCGTGCTTTGCTTCTCTTAAATTCCCAAACCTTGCTCGTTGTAGATCACATCGAGAAGGAAGAGGACTCTCCAATTAATTCCGTCAGTGCCTTTTTTCATAATCTGGATATTGATTTTAAATATGTCCCATACAAGTTTATGAACCAATATAATGGAGCCATGATGGATGTCTGGGATGCCCATTATAAAATGTTCTGGTTTGATGATCATGGCAATAGCCCCATAGCAACAATACAGGAAGCTGAACAAGCTGCTGAATTCAAGAAACGGTGGACTCAGTATGTGAATGTGACATTTCAAATGGAAACTACTATGAGCAGAATTGCATATATTTTCCATGGACCCTATGTCAATGTTTCCAACTGTAAATTTATTGATAATTCTAAGTCTGGATTTCAGATTTCACTAAATGTCAACAACAGTGACCATGTTGTTTCCATTGTAACAGATTACCATAATCTGAAGACCCGATTCAATTATCTGGGATTTGGTGGCTTTGCTAATGTAGCACATCGAgaccaaattatccattttggtTTAGGCACTGAAACTAGAGAGAAACCAGTAAGGAATAGTAgtgtttcttttccctttggttttaaaatcaatatgatAGTAGGGTTGATTTTGGGTGTGAGTTTGATGATTTTAGCTTTTCAGTGGAGATTTTACCTTTCATTTAGTAAACTAATGCGTTGGATCCTAATCATGGTTATAACATTGTGGTTCATTGAATTGTTGGATGTGTGGAGTACTTGTACTCAGCCTATCTGTGCCAAATGGAGCAGTGACATGATGAGCACAGAGGCCAAAACAAGCAAAAGATCCAAGCACTCTGAAGGACACCCTATTTCTCTGCCAGATGTTGTCATTACCTCACTCCCCAGTTCAGGAGCTGAAATCCTAAAGCAGCTCTTTTTCAACAGCACTGACTTTCTGTACATTAGGGTCCCAACAACCTACCTTGATATccctgaaactgaatttgaaataGACTCCTTTGTAGATGCCTGTGAGTGGAGGGTGTCAGACATCCAGGGTGGGCATTTCCGTTTGCTCAGAGGCTGGCTGCAATCTTTAGTCCAGGACACAAAACTTCATTTGCAAAACATTCATCTTCATGAACCCAGTAGGAGCAAACTCACTCAATACTCCACAgtgaacaaagacaaaaagagaagattaaaaaGGAGAGAGTCTTTGCtggaacaaaaaagtaaaattaaaggcACTTTAGACAGAGATGCTGAATATATTAGAGACCTAAGGAGACACCTTATCTTTTACCCAAGTGCACGCCCTGTACTCAGTTTAAGCAGTGGAAGCTGGACCTTAAAGCTTCATTTCTTTCAAGAAGTTATAGGGTCTTCGATGAGGGCATTGTACATTGTAAGGGACCCTCGGGCATGGATCCACTCATTGTTGTATAATAGCAAACCAAGCCTTTATTCCTTAAAGAATGTACCTGAGCACTTAGCTATGCTGTTTAAGGTACGAAGAGATAAAGACAAATGCAACTTGAATTCAGGCTATGCTTTTGAATATGAGTCATTGAGGAAAGAGATATCAGATCCCAAATCAAGTCCAGTGTCCTTACTGGCTCATTTGTGGCTAGCAAACACAGCAGCAGCACTGAGAATCAATAAGGATTTGCTGCCCACCAATTATCAGCTGGTCAGGTTTGAAGATATTGTGAATTTCCCTCAGAAGACAACTGAAAAAATTTTTACCTTTCTTGGTATTCCTTTATCTCCTGCTAGTTTAAACCAAATATTGTTTGCTACTTCCACAAACCTTTTTTATCTTCCTTATGAAGGGGAAATATCACCAACTAATATTAACATTTGGAAACAAAACATGCCTACTGGAGAAATTAAGATGATTGAAGACATCTGCTGGACACTAATGGATCTTCTAGGATATCCAAAGTTTATGGACTGA